The region AAATCCCAGCATGATCTAGGTATCCCATTCCAAATGCTCGTCAATCACCGTGCCAAATAAAAATACCGTGCGGAACACAAGTAGGACATGACAATCTCCTTGCCCCTCTTGCTGCCCGCCAGTGTCCTATACGCTCAGCCGAACTCAAATAATGACCAATGAAAGAGCATAACCCACTCCAGACAGTTTTGAGAGCATTTGCAGTTGCAACACTGCTCGCCGCTACCGCCTGCTCGGCAGACAAGGAGGATACCAAGTCCTCAGCCAAACCGAATATTGTTTTCATCCTCGCCGACGATCTCGGTTACGGCGATATCGGTGCCTATAATCCGGAAGGAAAAATAGAGACGCCGCATCTTGATCAATTGGCTGCAGACGGATTACGGTTTACGGATGCTCATTCGGGTGGCTCGACTTGTGTCCCATCCCGCTATGGTCTATTAACCGGCCGTTTTGCAGCGCGTGCTAATTTACAAGTCCGGAATGGTCCGGTTATTAAAGACGATCAGTCGACCATTGCTTCCCTGCTCCAAGCGAACGGCTATCAAACAGCTATGGTCGGCAAGTGACACCAAGGGTTTGAAATGCTTCCATCAGAGGGACGTGAAACGCGATTCGATTATTCAAAACCACTCAGCGGAGGTCCGATTGATCGTGGATTCGATTTTTTTTTCGGGATGCATGCTTCACTCGACATTACACCCTATTTCTACATCCGTGGCAGAGACCCAGTTATGCCACCGACAGAAATTATCGAAGCGAGCACAAGCGTGGGAAGCGAAGATGGCTGGAATAATATTCAAGGCGCTTTCTGGAGGGAAGGACCGATAGCTCCTGATTTCGTTCATGAAGAGGTAACTCCAGTATTTCAAAAAGAAGCGGTGAAAGTAATTGAAAGCTATGCAGCCGGATCGCGACAGAAACCGCTGTTTCTATACCTTGCCCTACCCTCGCCGCACACACCGTGGCTGCCAACGGAAGCATTTCGCGGGAAAAGTGAAGTAGGCATGTATGGAGACTTTGTGATGCAGGTAGATGCACTGGTTGGAACCATAAGCGATGCATTAAAAGAAGCCGGAATGACGAAGAGCACTTTACTTATCTTCTCCAGCGACAATGGACCGGTGTGGTATGAAGAGAACACTCAGCGTTTTGGACACTCAGCAGCAGGGCCACTTCGCGGCAAGAAAGCCACCAAGTGGGAAGGGGCACACCGTGAGCCGTTTCTGATGCGTTGGCCGGCGAGGATTAAGGCCGGGTCAACGAACGACCGAACGATCTCTTTTGTCGACGTGTTTGCAACTTTTGGCGAATTGCTCGGATTGGAAACATTGCCGACTGGCGCAGCTCAGGACAGTGTGAGTTTTCTACCGGCCTTATTGGGGAAGCAAATGGAACCACGATCACCCATTGTCCACGATGCCCAATCCATCCGCTCCGGTGACTGGAAGCTGATTCTTCCAAGCAAAGGAAACCGGGGTTCGCCAGGTGAACTTTATAATTTGAGGGAAGATTTAGGGGAGCAAAGTAATCGGTACGAAACACACCCTGAGCTGGTGGAAAAATTTTCGAATCAACTAAAGTCGATTCTAGCTGAATAAAGATGAGCAATGAGCGAGTTAATCAGACTGAAGGCAGTATCAATTACTACCTGTTGTTCTTTTTCAAAAATCATTCACTGGACCTAAACCACCAACGCAGATAGAAATCTCAAATATGATACCGCTAAATAAACTCATCCCCCTTGTATTCCTATCTTTTAGCATATCTCTTTTAGCTGCAACCGGAGCCACAAAACCCGAGTACCCATCCGTTGACGATCTTCCTCATCAAAAAGGAATGCCCGACCCATTCTTAATGCATGATGGAAGTCGTGTGCAAACGCTTCAAGACTGGGAGGTTCAAAGAGAATATATAAAAGGCATGCTAGCCCATTATCTGTATGGGCAAGTTCCGCCAATACCCAAGCAGATTGAAGTGAAGTTGTTAGGCTCGGAAACCGTTTTTGATGAAACCGGAGTTAAGGAAAATTATTCACTGAGCATAAGCCGTAATGGGAAATCAGTTACGTGCCTGTTTGTCGTGGTTCGACCTTCAGCTAAAAAACGCTACCCCACCATCATTAAGAATGACCGGGTCACTCTTGATGAAGAACTGGATAGTGATACTGCATTCGCAGGCGAAGAAGCGGTTAAAAGAGGATACCTATTGGCCCGTTTTAATCGAACGGACCTCGCAACCGATACACGTGGAGAAGGCCGTGGCGAAGGCGTCTACCCACTCTATCCAAACTATGATTGGACAGCGTTATCCGTTTGGGGCTGGGGACATGCCCTGGTTTTGAATGCCCTGGATCACGTTGGCCTGACACAGCTGGATCAGGTCGTCGCAACCGGTCACTCCCGCGGAGGCAAGGCGGCCTTGTATGCGGGTATCTTCGATCAACGCATCGCCATCACCGCACCCAATTCATCCGGTACGGGCGGCACCGGAAGTTATCGCTTTTTCGAGGAAGGCCAAAGACCTCAAACGATCGAAAGCCATATCGGAAAAAACGATCGTTGGTTTCACGCCAACTATTTTACCTTTGCCACCAAGGAGGAGTTCATGCCTTTCGATTCCCATTTCTCCAGAGTGCTCATTGCCCCGCGGGCGTTTATCAATTGCCATGCACGCCAGGATTATCACGCCAATCCACTTGGAACTGAACTTACTCACCGAGCAACCCAAACGGTTTACGAATGGATGGGTGCTGAAGACAGTCTTGCGATTCATTGGCGCGAAGGTGGCCACGCTCAGAACAAAGAAGACTGGGCAAGCTTGCTCGATTTTGCCGATCTCCATTTTTTTGGAAAACCATCCAATACCGTTTTCAACAACTGGGCTTATCCAGATGCGGAATTACCATTTGATTGGGAAGCTCCCCCTGCGATCATAATCCAGCGCGATTGACTTGATGAGAATGGGGATCTAAATCGATCGGGCATGAAATTCAACCGACCTTTTCCCCTATTCTGTTTACTACCTTTCTTCGGTGCCAGTATCCACTGTGTGTTTCCAACAGTCGCAAGCGTAGCCGGCGAACCACCCAATGTCTTATTTTTGTCGATTGACGACTTGAACGATTGGATAGGCGCACTGGGTGGACATCCCCAGGCGAAGACACCCAATCTTGATCGACTGATTTCTCAAAGCGTCCAATTTAGCAACGCCCATTGCGCCGCACCCGTTTGCTCCGCTTCACGCCATGCTTTATTGAGCGGGCTTCGTCCTTCTTCAACCGGATGGTATTCCAATACCGCAAAAGACAGAGAGGACTATGAAAAGGTTTTGGGTGAAACCATTCCGATGCCGACCCACTTCAAACACAACGGTTACAAAACGATGGCCGCGGGAAAAGTCTTCCATAAAGGGACGAGCGACGTTGCCGGCTATGATTATTGGGATGAGGAGCGACCCCAGTATAAGTGGCCAAAAGATTTGGCTGCACATGGCCATGGTTACCAAGGGAAAAGCGGTGGGCACTTCCATCCTTTTCCACCCGATGGCGGAGGGATCTATCAGTTGTATCAAGAAGGTGTCGATGGTCAGTCCCTTTGCTGGGGGGCTTTGGAAAAAGCCGACATGCCACCCGAAGGAATGCCGGATGAACAGGTCGCGGCCTGGGCGGTGAGTCGATTGCAGGAAAAACAGGATAAGCCCTTTTTCCTCGCAGTAGGATTCGTTCGGCCACATGTGCCATACACGGCCCCCAAGGAGTTTTTTGATATGTATCCCATGGATAATATTATCATGCCGGTGGTTCCAGAAGACGAACTCAGCGATATTCCACTACTTGGCAAAACCATGGCGTATGGAACCATAGAAGGTGGGGATCATTATAATGTTCTCAAAGTTGGCCCAAACTATTGGAAAGAAATGGTTCGAGCCTATCTGGCCTGTGTTTCGTTTGTGGATGCGCAGGCAGGAAAAGTTTTGGATGCGCTTGAAGCCAGTCCTTATGCTGACAATACCATCGTCGTCTTTTGGTCGGACCACGGTCAGCACCTCGGCGAGAAACGTCATTGGAGGAAACAGGCGTTGTGGGAGGAATCCACCAGAGTCCCTCTGTCATTTAAAATACCACAGTCGAAACAGGCTGGTACCCGTTCCTCGCAGGCGGTGAGCCTGATAGACATTTACCCATCTTTGATCGAGTTGTGTGGATTGCCACCAGTAAAAGGATTGGAAGGAACCAGTTTGATCCCGCAGTTTAACAATCCCGACCAACCCAGAAGCGAACCTGCGGTCACCACCTGGTATTACAAAAACCACTCAGTCCGGGATTTGAATTTTCGATACATCCAATATAGGGATGGCAGCGAAGAACTGTACGACCACCGAAGCGATCCTAATGAGCATCATAACCTCGCAGATAACCCTGGTTACACCAGTGTGCTTAAGAACCTGGCCGCCCATATTCCAAGCAGGAATGTGATACCTCCGACCATGACCGATGGTGGTAATGATTCCTATGGGAAGAGGGTTGAGAAAATGAAAACCGAAGGCGTGCCAAACTGGTTGAGGTAGGCCTAAACCCATTCAGACCACTACTGGTCTAATTCCTGGAATTCTTTAAGCCTCCGATAGCCGCTGGTTGGGCCGTAAGACAGGCGACAACTTCTTCACGGGATAATATTCCATCTCCATTGGTTTCGCTATCCCACTTGTCGAAATATTCGTTGATCAGCGACCCGGGGCGACTGGCTTCCTTGCGGGTGATTTGATCATTTTGGTCAGCATCGAATCGTGAAAATATTTGAGGGGCAATTCCTGGGCCATAGGCGCGCTGGTTTGGCTGCTGAGCTTGCGGTGCTTGTTCTCGCTGTTGCGATCTTTGACGCTGTCGACCTTGTTGGTCTAGAATAAAATCATATTCCTCCCGTGAAAGTGAATCCGCAGGAGACCGAGATGCTTTACGGAAAAAATCTATAACGAATGCGCGATGCGTTTCCTTAACCTCACTTAAGGAGATGATGTTATCTTCGTTAGTATCGAGCGTACCAAAAATTTTATTCGGTGACCTGGAAGGTGCCTTAACTTGAGGAGGACTAAACGGTTTTCCATTCATTGCGTACAGTCTGGCAATCATGATTTGAGAAGCCGTGATAGGCTTCGTAAGGGTAGGAACGCGGCCCTCACCAGAACCCATCATAAGATTGTTATTTTTTTCAAAAATAGTGTGAGGCAATCCGAGGGAGTGTCCAAGTTCATGCGCTAGGACAGCAGGCGTCTGTATGCCTTTTGGGCCCTTCTTTGCATAAAATACCAAACCGTCTTCATTGGGCAAAAACACACCGCCTATACTACGTTCATAATCTTCCGCAATCACCACATTAAATCCATCCTTGAGTAACTGCTTTCGGGGCATATTCGATGCCAGCGCTTTAGCCAGAGTACCGACAGGATTCTCCATAGCTTTAGCAAAGTCTTTAGGCCTTCGTGCAACCACGTCGATGATGGATTCGATTTCCCAAACGATAGCCGACTGAGCCCAGGTCTCGTTGACCACTTCAAACTGCTGCCGAATTTCATCATCACTTAATGAACAGTTAAGACGGGCATCTTCGTCAGATGTAAATCGATGAACACGTACCGGCAAAGTAATTGTTTCGAACGAAATAATTAATTCATTTTGTGCGTTGAGGACGGTCAACGGATTCGAAACGAGTAAGGCTAAAAAGGTAAAGATCCTGTACGAAGTTTTCATGATAATCATGGTATGGTCTGAAATTGAGTCGGAAGCAAAATCGGGAATTGAAGAAACCGCTCAAAAGCCCGAATGCCCCTGCTTGGTCTGAATAAAACAATAGTCATCAGTCGAAGGACATTAAAAGTCCTAAATAAGAACAACTCCGATTCTTTCCAGTTGGTAGCATTCATCGAAAACAAAGGTAGGACCGACTTTAGTCGGGAATCACATATCGCGGTAAGAACCGCTCCTACACTTTATACCCCATTTTGTGACGGATTAAAAATCCAACCCCATGGTTTTGTGAATAATGATTCTGTCTCTTTTTATTAACAGAATAATGGGTACAGAATCATAGTTTTTTTGATCCCTTTGAAGGAGTGGCAGAACAACTCAACTAGCCTTTAACATCCAGCCTACGCCAACATAAGCCTGCTTGCAATGAGCAGAACTCGAATCCCAGTGATCGATAAATGCCTTCTGGCATTCCGTCTTTTTCAGCACAAATGATAAGATTGGGAGTGGTCTCAATTCCGTTGCGGCATACTTCATAGAGTAAAGTAGAACACACCCCTTGCCTTCGAAACTTTGGCGACGTTCCGATGTTTTGAAATCGTCCGATTTCCTTGTTCTCATCGAAGAATAGACCCATATCTCCAACGATAACACCATCGAGGAATGCTCCCCACCAGGCTCCTGCCTTGTTATCCTGAATAATTCGGAATCTCTCTATTTGTCGTTCCTTGAACGAGCGATAGCTGCCCAGGTCACCTCCATCATACCCAGATTCAATTTGAAGCTCCGTTACTTCCGCCCACTCATCGTCAGTTTCAATGCTTCGAACATTCAAATCTCGATTGAACTTTTCGGTCCTTATTAAACGGTTGAGCTTCAGCACAGCGGTACTTACAAAACTAAATCCATGCTCTTCGAATTGGGAAACCTCTCCACACTCTTCGGCATCCCAGCCAAACGCAATATGCTGGGTGTCAGCTCCGAACTCCCTTTCATGCAAGCTCATCCACAACCCAAAATCTCCTACTTTTGGCGGATCCTGAAAAAGAAGGTGATTCCCCCAATAGAAACCAGAATTCGTGGGGGTGCGAATGAGATAGTAATCCCCCCGGTCAACAAACTCTCCATTCAACCGATGGAA is a window of Verrucomicrobiota bacterium DNA encoding:
- a CDS encoding sulfatase-like hydrolase/transferase — protein: MKEHNPLQTVLRAFAVATLLAATACSADKEDTKSSAKPNIVFILADDLGYGDIGAYNPEGKIETPHLDQLAADGLRFTDAHSGGSTCVPSRYGLLTGRFAARANLQVRNGPVIKDDQSTIASLLQANGYQTAMVGK
- a CDS encoding sulfatase-like hydrolase/transferase, with translation MLPSEGRETRFDYSKPLSGGPIDRGFDFFFGMHASLDITPYFYIRGRDPVMPPTEIIEASTSVGSEDGWNNIQGAFWREGPIAPDFVHEEVTPVFQKEAVKVIESYAAGSRQKPLFLYLALPSPHTPWLPTEAFRGKSEVGMYGDFVMQVDALVGTISDALKEAGMTKSTLLIFSSDNGPVWYEENTQRFGHSAAGPLRGKKATKWEGAHREPFLMRWPARIKAGSTNDRTISFVDVFATFGELLGLETLPTGAAQDSVSFLPALLGKQMEPRSPIVHDAQSIRSGDWKLILPSKGNRGSPGELYNLREDLGEQSNRYETHPELVEKFSNQLKSILAE
- a CDS encoding sulfatase is translated as MKFNRPFPLFCLLPFFGASIHCVFPTVASVAGEPPNVLFLSIDDLNDWIGALGGHPQAKTPNLDRLISQSVQFSNAHCAAPVCSASRHALLSGLRPSSTGWYSNTAKDREDYEKVLGETIPMPTHFKHNGYKTMAAGKVFHKGTSDVAGYDYWDEERPQYKWPKDLAAHGHGYQGKSGGHFHPFPPDGGGIYQLYQEGVDGQSLCWGALEKADMPPEGMPDEQVAAWAVSRLQEKQDKPFFLAVGFVRPHVPYTAPKEFFDMYPMDNIIMPVVPEDELSDIPLLGKTMAYGTIEGGDHYNVLKVGPNYWKEMVRAYLACVSFVDAQAGKVLDALEASPYADNTIVVFWSDHGQHLGEKRHWRKQALWEESTRVPLSFKIPQSKQAGTRSSQAVSLIDIYPSLIELCGLPPVKGLEGTSLIPQFNNPDQPRSEPAVTTWYYKNHSVRDLNFRYIQYRDGSEELYDHRSDPNEHHNLADNPGYTSVLKNLAAHIPSRNVIPPTMTDGGNDSYGKRVEKMKTEGVPNWLR
- a CDS encoding GNAT family N-acetyltransferase, whose translation is MKPISNPGYLTESLFHRLNGEFVDRGDYYLIRTPTNSGFYWGNHLLFQDPPKVGDFGLWMSLHEREFGADTQHIAFGWDAEECGEVSQFEEHGFSFVSTAVLKLNRLIRTEKFNRDLNVRSIETDDEWAEVTELQIESGYDGGDLGSYRSFKERQIERFRIIQDNKAGAWWGAFLDGVIVGDMGLFFDENKEIGRFQNIGTSPKFRRQGVCSTLLYEVCRNGIETTPNLIICAEKDGMPEGIYRSLGFEFCSLQAGLCWRRLDVKG